The SAR324 cluster bacterium genome includes a region encoding these proteins:
- a CDS encoding YbaB/EbfC family nucleoid-associated protein: protein MFDMGELMKKAQELSTNMQEQQDQLAKETYEVSVGGEMVKMTFNGKLEAQSLQIDPEVIDPNDPETLQDLVLSAVNEGIHQGQQRMQTALTQQFGNFGNIAANLNLPGFPKA from the coding sequence ATGTTTGACATGGGCGAACTGATGAAAAAAGCTCAAGAACTCTCCACCAATATGCAGGAGCAGCAGGACCAGCTAGCAAAAGAAACCTACGAAGTTTCTGTTGGGGGAGAAATGGTCAAGATGACCTTTAACGGAAAACTCGAAGCGCAGTCCCTACAAATCGATCCTGAAGTGATCGATCCGAATGATCCTGAAACCCTCCAAGACCTCGTGCTCTCTGCTGTCAATGAAGGTATTCACCAAGGACAGCAGCGGATGCAAACCGCGCTGACCCAGCAGTTTGGTAACTTTGGCAACATTGCAGCCAATCTGAACCTGCCTGGCTTCCCAAAGGCCTGA
- the dnaX gene encoding DNA polymerase III subunit gamma/tau, giving the protein MSYVVLARKLRPQRFSDLIGQEVIAQILQNAIRSNRVAHAFLFGGSRGVGKTSAARILTKALNCLEPDNVDPCNTCENCREISSNASADVYEIDAASNRGIENIRELRENVKYAPARCRYKVYIIDEAHMLTLESFNALLKTLEEPPSHVKFILATTDPHKVPVTILSRCQRYDFQRIPLPRMLEFLGQAAVQENLQLSPKSFELIARHAAGGMRDALTALDQVLSFAGEQASEAEVRQILGIADASMRFQLLECLFRKQLGPAMQAFQELYQHGFDLQELLQELLQSVKTLSLYLALSGDLSFAEVAEDEQEQYRQLASLTTQGELQQMFHLLMQLEEQMKRSVHARVCFEMTLLQLASVQPLVGVKDMLQQIRTLRQEVDGRVDSPELEPAKTIDQSNQFQPTNSPTNPSFYASDTNTASLPPVVEEPSVSEPPIESSEECTSVAKTAIQRLKAQSGGTGLEQKKTPNFGTEPQQSLKPTEVREPKSSESWLKVGSEQWGEPQEPPLNWQEFVQFVHSRAPVICTLLRTALPVDLQADVWQLQFRHPPDLFSKEHQVKLEQLAQEFAGRSVHIQRDDQPTTEGTTLQEYDQWKNREMERQRENQAREDAQVKDILQVFAGSEVYDIELH; this is encoded by the coding sequence ATGTCCTACGTTGTTCTTGCCCGCAAACTGCGACCACAGCGGTTCTCCGATCTGATCGGTCAGGAAGTCATTGCGCAAATTCTTCAGAATGCGATTCGTAGCAACCGAGTGGCCCATGCATTTCTATTCGGTGGATCTCGTGGGGTAGGAAAAACTAGTGCGGCTAGAATCTTAACAAAAGCTCTCAACTGCCTGGAACCAGACAACGTCGATCCGTGCAACACATGCGAGAACTGCCGGGAAATCAGCAGCAATGCTTCTGCTGATGTGTACGAGATTGACGCAGCCTCAAATCGTGGAATTGAAAATATTCGGGAACTTCGTGAAAACGTAAAATACGCACCAGCTCGCTGTCGCTACAAGGTTTACATCATTGATGAAGCCCATATGCTGACGCTGGAGTCCTTCAACGCCTTGCTGAAGACCCTGGAGGAACCACCGAGCCATGTGAAGTTCATTCTGGCCACAACAGATCCCCATAAGGTGCCGGTCACTATTCTTTCCCGATGCCAACGTTATGATTTCCAGCGAATCCCCTTACCAAGGATGCTAGAATTTCTGGGCCAAGCAGCTGTCCAGGAAAATTTACAACTCAGTCCAAAATCATTTGAGTTGATTGCTCGTCATGCCGCTGGAGGTATGCGGGACGCTCTGACAGCTCTTGACCAAGTACTGAGCTTTGCTGGTGAGCAGGCAAGTGAAGCTGAGGTGCGGCAGATTCTTGGAATTGCTGATGCTTCCATGCGTTTCCAATTGCTGGAATGCCTTTTCCGTAAGCAATTAGGACCTGCAATGCAGGCTTTTCAGGAACTCTATCAACACGGATTTGACCTGCAGGAGTTGTTGCAGGAACTACTGCAATCAGTGAAAACTCTATCTCTGTACTTGGCTTTATCTGGAGATTTGAGCTTTGCAGAAGTCGCAGAGGATGAACAGGAGCAGTATCGTCAATTGGCTAGTTTGACGACACAAGGGGAGTTACAACAGATGTTTCATCTGCTGATGCAATTAGAAGAGCAGATGAAACGCAGTGTTCATGCACGAGTTTGCTTTGAGATGACGTTACTACAATTAGCTTCTGTGCAGCCATTGGTCGGAGTGAAGGATATGCTCCAGCAAATCCGCACATTACGGCAAGAGGTCGATGGAAGAGTTGATTCACCAGAACTAGAACCAGCAAAGACAATAGATCAATCAAATCAATTTCAGCCAACCAACTCTCCAACAAACCCCAGTTTCTATGCTTCAGATACGAATACCGCCTCACTACCACCAGTTGTTGAGGAACCATCGGTATCTGAACCCCCCATCGAATCGTCTGAGGAGTGTACTTCTGTAGCTAAAACAGCAATCCAAAGGCTCAAGGCACAGAGTGGTGGAACAGGGCTAGAGCAAAAAAAAACTCCAAATTTCGGCACTGAGCCGCAACAATCATTAAAACCTACTGAAGTCAGAGAGCCAAAGTCTTCAGAAAGTTGGCTAAAGGTTGGATCTGAACAGTGGGGTGAACCACAGGAACCCCCACTGAATTGGCAGGAATTCGTACAATTCGTGCACAGTCGTGCCCCGGTGATTTGTACACTGCTGCGCACGGCGCTGCCTGTAGATTTGCAAGCTGATGTTTGGCAACTGCAATTTCGGCATCCGCCTGACTTGTTCAGTAAGGAACATCAGGTAAAGCTGGAACAACTGGCACAGGAGTTTGCTGGTAGATCAGTTCATATTCAGCGAGATGATCAGCCGACAACAGAAGGCACTACATTGCAGGAATATGATCAATGGAAGAATCGGGAAATGGAAAGACAGCGGGAGAATCAAGCTCGTGAGGATGCTCAAGTGAAGGATATCCTTCAGGTCTTTGCTGGTAGCGAAGTCTACGATATTGAGTTGCACTGA